Within Dictyostelium discoideum AX4 chromosome 4 chromosome, whole genome shotgun sequence, the genomic segment ttagagatttaatatttgataaaatcatttcaacAACAgtcatttataaatatgatgatgatagtcTTAGTGGTGGTAAATTTATTGTACCTACTGATAGAGcacaatattttaaaatataatttctttatcatGGAtgattaaaagaaatttatggTCATTATTAAAgtataaattaattcataatgaagaattaattataaagaaaaaagcAGTAGAATTACTATTACAAGAATGTAAACatgataaagatttattaaaattattctaTCAAAACAAgtattatcaaatgaatcaaattgatttaattttaaattcaattaaacattcaaatttaatggcattaaaattattcattgaaaaatataattaccaacagataataattcaatggATATGGCACTAGAAATTACAAGTAGACAATATTATAGAAATGAAgaagaacaaaaacaatcatttgaaattttccaatatttttgggaaaagaaaaaagatacTGTTCAATGCACTCAATCAGAGTTATTCAATCCAAATAGAAATTATAATACATATATgttacaattaattttaaataatccaaGTTTATATGGTGAATCTtcacaatcaaataataataataataataataataataataataataataataataataataataacaaaattgGTTTAATGACATCAAGacaattttttaatcttgCAATTATGTCAGTAATAcctgaaaaaattaaaattgaattacttAATAGAGGATttgttaaaaatgaaaaaagtaTATATCGTGATGGTGATTATATTGctaaaacaattcaaaagcAATCACCATATCTTCCACAATCAGTTTATAGTTATTTAGAAAAGAGTTATCATTTGAATGAATTATATGAAAATCATACCATTtcagttttttatttttttaaaatattaattgaatatcctgaaaaagaagattctctttcaattttaaaaaatttcgtTAATGTAGCACACAAATTTACAgatttagaaattaaatcatataaaacattatcaattaatccAAAAAGTTATAAACCAAGTCAAAAAGTAGAAATTTTACAAGCTATTTCAAGTTTTCATTTTACATTGAAAATTAAGATAATAGAATCACTATTTCCGATTGATTCATTAACATTAAAATCTACACGATtcatttttgataaattaaaatattcaattgataatgttgGAACAATAGAACATGTTCCAAATGCAGAATTAATTCCACAAagtttttatcatttgaatattataaaaacagCAGATGTAGATTTACTTgaccaatttttaaatgaatttcatTCAGATGCtgaaagaaatttaatatttagaATATATGATGAAAATccattaaataaagattattTCAAAGATTGTTCAATTCAAGATAGTGAAAAGATATCAAAACTCATCGATAGACTATCAAGTGTTAAAGaattcaattcaaattcaaattcatttttaaaattgtttaaaatcaaaacttTTACCAATTTCGAGTGAATTATATATTTcaagtttattaaaatttaaagaaacatCACGTAAACAAACATATATACACGCTAAAGTTTTAGACCAAGCATTATGTGATTTCTTTTCagaaaagaataatttaacatcaaatttaacatcattcattaaattcattaattttagaacTCTTGCAATTACATATCTCattgaaaaagttttaaattccAATGATTTAGAACTTacagaattattattaaatacaatatgtaataataataacaataataataataatggtgcaGGTATTATAATGGCTCCAGTTTCTTTTAAAACATCCAATCCTGacataattaaattaatcatTTCAAAAAGTAATTGtcataaattatttgattttgaaggTTTAATTGATACAGTTATTAGCGCCAGCAATGTTTGTAATATTAGTAATCCAAATACTGATTCTCAAAccattgaattaattgaaattgttattgattttttacattcaaataaaatttatcaaagaaattcaaaagaaGGATTTGGATTTGGATTTGGATTTGGATTTGGATTTGGAACAACGAATCAACAAGctgaaaaaacaataatttccAACGATGCAACAAAGATTGCACTTTTAAAGAAGAAATCCATTGAAATTTTAcaacttttatttaaatataaaaacctGTTTCATTGGGATTCACAATTATTTCCAAAACTTCCAAAATTACCAACTATTCAATTGGATGATGAAATACTTCCAAAATCAGATAAACCAATAATGTCAATTTATGAACACCAAGATTTAGAAGACCAAGATATATATCAATGTAGAAGAAGAAAgccaaaaaataaacatgGTGGTGGAAGTGGTAGAAGAAGAATTGATACCTATGATGACACTGATTATGATGGCACCAATAACAACATTCCCTATATTGGTAGTATTGGTGGTAGTGTTTTTGCAAGTACTGAAGATTCAGTCAATGGTGGTcttagtagtagtaataacaataataatgaattaggTAGTAATCAAAGTCAATTTATTCTTGGTGGTAATTTTACAGGTTTTAGTGTAAATTATCAGagtaaagataaaaataagatTAGAAATCTATACAATACCAATTTccttgataaatttaaaactcaTCAAGCTCAATCAATATTTGATTCAATGGATCAATtcaatagaaataatatGTTTTCATTTATACACTCGAGTAGTAGTGTTTTTCAAGATTCAATATATCATTCAATAAAGAATAGAAGAATAGatgtaattgaaaaattaataactaTTCAGATGTTTACAGATGATCAtgcaaaattaatttattcagattttttaaaaagaattattagaaaagATGATGGTGTTGATTTAATAGCTTTTAAATACCTTTTTTCACATAGATTCCTCAAGATATTCAGTACAGAGTTTTTACAAACAATGTCacaagaattattaatttgtgcTGTTTCAGAATGTTGTTTTCATCTTTGTCATTGGTTATTGTCAACAGATAATCCATGCAATGTATATGTTGAATTCTTGCCATTTAAAACAACCTATATTTTGAATGTCGAGAAAAAATTATCACATTGCGAATCACCAGTTTTCAAAGAATATatgatgaaaaaattaaaaccttttattaaatactaaataacaaaataaaaaataaatcataaaataaaaataaatcataaataaaaaaattaaataaattaaaaatacactCAATAATATCCTCAtatattccttttttttttttttttttttgttttaaataaatatctatAGCAAAAAAATAcgctttattattttagttttttaaatttttatatatcaactgttttttaaaaaaattaattaaaataaaaaaaataaaaaaaaataaaaaaaaagaaaaaatagtGGGGTTTgggaatttataatttataaatagttttttttttttttttcccaattaattaattaaactttGCATTTGAAAAATCCATATCTGGGtgttcatttttaaaagtttcaaatattctttgtttttcttcttcatcagtTGTTGGTAAACCTTGTGCTTTTCTATTTTGATTATATAACATTTTTTCTACCATTGCTCTAGTTTCACCATCGAAATCTGATAAAGATGAATTTTGTGGTTTAATTTGTGTAACATCAATCTCTGATTCGCCTTGAATAATACAACTCCACCATTCTTGtccttttaatttaaataattcaatttctaaatttttaccactttctaaataaaaaaataaaaataaaaataaaaataaaaataaaataaaaataaatgtaagAGAGTGTTTGAAAGAGTtgtttattgaaaataaaaaaaaaataaataaaataaaataaaaaaataaaataaaataaaaataaaaataaaaataaaatacatacCTAAAGTCCAATTACAATCtgattttttaacatttttatataatttaccATCAATAATTGTATCATTTGTTATTAGATTCTTTACTGTGAGATGGTCATtgtcaattttaataaataaatcttttgattTGACTGGATTTTCCAATTTGATTGACAATGTACAATCGTTTAATGTTTGAGACCAAGTATATCTATCACATTTATTTACTTGAGATTCTTtactcattttttttatatttttcgtGTAATGTGAGAGTGTTTGCttttctgaaaaaaaaaaaaaaaaaaaaaaaaaaaaaaaaaaaaaatatttttaattttaattttattttttttttttttttttttttatttaattaagtTTGACAAAATGTGTACAAAAATCGttgttaaataaaatttttttttttttttttttatttttattttattttattttacacaCACTCACATAAATAtacatatttaaataataataataaataaaaaaaaataaaaaaatgaaaaaacaaatattttttattattttactttttacatttttattttttattaataatatagaaTCAAAGAATAATAGTGTACTTGGAAATTGTGAAAAGAATCAAACTgcaaaatataaaaagataTCATCCAAATATGGtaatgaagaaattaaagagaTTACAACCAATCAATTAAGCAAAGATCAACTTGAAAAACATGAAATGTTTATGAAGATTGCATTGGAAATAGCAATTAAAAGTAAAGTTAAATTCGTTTCCATCATTGTATCACCAGATGATCGTGTACTTTGTTCAGGTATCTTCTCAAAAGAGAATGCCATTCTTCATAGTGAATTGGTTGCCATTACAAATTGCAGTTCGTCCCATAAAATGGTAACTTTTGAAAATCATACAATCTATAGTACTGCCGAACCAGATTCATTGTCTTCTTCTGCCATCGTATGGGCACGTTTCAAACAAGTTGTCTATGGCTCTTCAATTAAACATCTCTATTGTAATGCTTGCTTCTCAAGTTTACCAATTGATTCAACTTATATTTTCTCAAGAGGTTATGGTATTGGAGTTGAAAATATCCAATTGGTTGCTGGTGTTTTACAAGATCAAACCGATGCAAACTTTGGTTCCTATTGTAATTCGTCAATATCTTCAGTTTATAAAACAAATCCACAATGTAAATGtaaaaatccaaaattatcaaaagaaaataccaacaacaacgatgatggtgatgatgataacaAAAACCATCATCGTCGTCATAgtcaaaataatgaaattgatgttgatactaaaaatgaaagaaatCAACACCACCATGACAAAGATGATAGTATTGATAACTTTTTCGATGAAATAAAatctgatgatgattttgataaaagAATTGAATCAGGTAAACAAGCTGAAAAGTCAaagaataaagaaaaaaagaaacatcATTCTCACCATCACTCTCACACTAGTAAAGATGGTCGTAGTAGAACAAGTACAAGTACAAGTATTTCAGGTAATGGTCATGCAACTGCTTCTGCCTCtgcttcttcttcttcttcttctactTCTTTCTCTCATTCTTCCTCTTCAAATGATCATCACCATAAAAAggataaatcaaataaaaacaaagacaacaaagaaaaaggtgataaaaaagataaaaaagataaaaaagaaaagaaagataagaaaaaagataaaaaagataaatcaaCCTCTGTAGAAGAAGAAATCAATACCTTAAAAGTCGAAAagaattcaatttaaaattttattaaaataaatttaaaagtattttttattaaaaaaaaaaaaaaaaatatatatatatatttattttttttatttggttatttatttatttatttattttaataaaacaatatatttaaaaaaatttaaaatttttatttttaatgttatataatatattattttatttatttaacaatttatataattattttttttttattttttttttaaatatttaatattttaattgaatcaggTATTATACCAGgttgaatttgattattaacaCCTTTAAATAGATACATTTCTTTTACAGTTGAAGGGACACTACCTTTGGTAATAGGTGGTTTAAAgctatatattattaaacgTGAAACATTTGATGGAATAGTCTTTGGATGAATTATATGAGAGAAACCATTTCCTAATTGTAATTCTTTGACAGTGTTTGGAATTGAATAAGGACTTAGAggatatttaatattataaaagaataaagatTCAACAGAGGAGGGTATGATATCAGAGGTTATAGGTTGATCGAAACCATTACCGAAatgaatttctttaataCCAAATGGGATAGAACCTTGATTTAGTTGTTGTTTTACGTCGCCAATATACAAAAGTTTAAGAGAATGAGGTATGATACTTGGAGTGATTGGATGATTGAAACCACTTCTTAAATAAAGTTCACGCAAAGTACTAGGAATACAACCAGAGAGTAATGGTTGTTTAATTTCATAGAGGTATAGTTTCTCAATTGAGTCTGGTATTATATTTGGTAGaataaattgattgaaaccattatttaaatgtaattCTGTCACACCATTGGCAATACTTCCAGGTTGTAATGGTTGTTTAATATCGTACAATACAACTTTGCTAACGGTACTTGGTATAACATTTGGCGCAATAGTATGAGAGAATCCACTACAAAAATGAACTTCTTTGACTGTCGATGGTATACTATTAGTCTTTAATGGTTGTGCAATATCatagaaaaataatttttgaattccTTTTGGTAAAACATGACTTTCAAATTGATGATTAAATCCATTTAAAAAGTGAATCTCTTTAATTGTTTCCGGTATTCTTAATTCAttaaactttattttatttgataaaccTAATGATGAAATATCACTTGGAATTGGTTCACCATGTGTaacataataattaaaattaccacctaataaaaaaaaaaaaaattattagtattattttattttttattttttatttttttaaatgaaaactTACATTTTgctaatttattaattaataaatattgattatctttatctttaaattcttttgattcaatattataaaaattaccaattgattCAGTGAAAACATCTTCTAAATCTTGATCAAAATGAATTGTATTATCAGAGAAAGGTTGAAAACGATttgattttttcttttcaactAATTGATTACAAATTTCAGtatcttttattattgaaagtaattgtttttctttttgttgatCGTACATATCGAATATATCATAATTTTCTAAACAATGGTTATGTCTACTTATTACAGCATCTATAAGGTCGGAATCTTGTTGTagttgatttttaatttttgtataTAACTCTTCGTTGTCCGCATGGTTGGACTCCAGTATCATTGAAACGTTTGATTCTAAATCCAAAAGGACTTGATGTAATTGTTTAAACTTTTGATGAATTTTAATTAGATTCTCTTGATGGCGTGATTCAACTAAACCAAAGCAATGATCGACTGCATTCGATACCACTTTATCACTCTCTCTGTATGCCATTATATTTGGGAGTTGATTGGCTTTAAAACTTTCTACTATATATTGACCATTCATTTTATTGATCTCTGATATCTTGTGGCCGGCGTGGTTTTCATCTATACAAATTGGGCATACTCCACTAAGACAATCTTCACAAACTGATGTTAAGTCTAATTGATTAtgttttaaacattttatatctacatttaaattaaattcatcttgatgttgaaaatatttattattactactactagcATTATTCgttatatttgtatttttattattactattattattaatattaatattaatattattattattattttctatatGATTGGTTTTTTGTGGTGATTGATTAAGTCTTCCTAATTTCGATTGAAATAAGGCgactttattattactttgataataattctgAAAAGAAGCTTTAtcttgtaaataatttaaatcttgattattatttgaaatcattttatttattttattttattttatttatttattttattatttatttcaatttatgttattttatttaattttattttattttattttattttattttattttattttattttattttattttattttattttattttattttattttattttattttattttattttatttatttatttattttattaatcttttttttttttttatgttttattatttttttttttttttatgtatctttgttttatataatgagagaaattaaatatttgttttatatttttttttaacaataaacaaaaaaatttgagttgataaatatttaatgggctaaaaaaagaaaagaaaaaagtataaaaaaaaaaaaaaaaatttatcattgcgtactttttttttattattattaaaaataataataaaaaaaaaagaaaaaaaaaatggctaTTTCTTGTGAATTCAAGATATCACTGACTTAGTTCGctgagattttttttttttttttttcattcaatttaaatttatttttttttattttatttttcttttttttttttttttttttgtgctgatcaaaaatattttcgGTCAAAGgatattttcttaaaaaaaaaaaataatcaaaaacaaaaaaaatcattttttttatttatttaattttttttttttttttttttttttttttttcatccattttttttcCCTTTCAGCCAAtcaaaaccttttttttttaaaattgtccAATGGCAAGtcccattctttttttttttttctttttttttttttttttttttttaaaatcacactttccaaactttttttttttgaccaagccacaaacaaaaaaaaaaaaaaaaaaaattgtttggatgtatcaatattattttaatttatttatttatttttttttttttacatttttattatctatttattttttaattttttttttttaatttatttaatataaattttaataaagcaTAGCTAGCTGGTCaccatatatatatatgtcgacagttgggttttttttttttaattttttaaaaaaaaaaatctttaagGATTAAGAAAAGccatccttttttttttaatttttttaattttttttttttttttttttcctttgaTTTGCAGTTTTCgaaccaattaaattttatctGAAAAGCTTGGGTCcctctttaaaaataaaaaaaaaaaaaaaatttcatcatcaaagATATTAATTAACCAATTTTCTCAATTCTCTttataatcatttatttattttaattttctttttttttttttaaaaaaaaaaaaaataaaaaaaaaaaaaaaaaaaaaaattccaagaaaaaaaaaaaaataaaaataaaaataaaaataaaacaattaaaaaaaatttataatcgCTTGTTTATGCaagattttgtttttttagaatattattggttttattatgattttttttttttttttattattcaagatgttgattatttttttttttttgattatttaagaATTTCCTGAAATTGAACCATCCCCAAGAATTTCCTCTTCCTTTTTcttgaaaaataatattacctATACCAAAATAGTTAATTTTGAAGAACTTAACATTTT encodes:
- the nudc gene encoding nuclear migration protein nudC (nuclear distribution protein C homolog): MSKESQVNKCDRYTWSQTLNDCTLSIKLENPVKSKDLFIKIDNDHLTVKNLITNDTIIDGKLYKNVKKSDCNWTLESGKNLEIELFKLKGQEWWSCIIQGESEIDVTQIKPQNSSLSDFDGETRAMVEKMLYNQNRKAQGLPTTDEEEKQRIFETFKNEHPDMDFSNAKFN
- a CDS encoding B-box zinc finger-containing protein, which produces MISNNNQDLNYLQDKASFQNYYQSNNKVALFQSKLGRLNQSPQKTNHIENNNNNINININNNSNNKNTNITNNASSSNNKYFQHQDEFNLNVDIKCLKHNQLDLTSVCEDCLSGVCPICIDENHAGHKISEINKMNGQYIVESFKANQLPNIMAYRESDKVVSNAVDHCFGLVESRHQENLIKIHQKFKQLHQVLLDLESNVSMILESNHADNEELYTKIKNQLQQDSDLIDAVISRHNHCLENYDIFDMYDQQKEKQLLSIIKDTEICNQLVEKKKSNRFQPFSDNTIHFDQDLEDVFTESIGNFYNIESKEFKDKDNQYLLINKLAKCGNFNYYVTHGEPIPSDISSLGLSNKIKFNELRIPETIKEIHFLNGFNHQFESHVLPKGIQKLFFYDIAQPLKTNSIPSTVKEVHFCSGFSHTIAPNVIPSTVSKVVLYDIKQPLQPGSIANGVTELHLNNGFNQFILPNIIPDSIEKLYLYEIKQPLLSGCIPSTLRELYLRSGFNHPITPSIIPHSLKLLYIGDVKQQLNQGSIPFGIKEIHFGNGFDQPITSDIIPSSVESLFFYNIKYPLSPYSIPNTVKELQLGNGFSHIIHPKTIPSNVSRLIIYSFKPPITKGSVPSTVKEMYLFKGVNNQIQPGIIPDSIKILNI